A genome region from Paralichthys olivaceus isolate ysfri-2021 chromosome 6, ASM2471397v2, whole genome shotgun sequence includes the following:
- the plagl2 gene encoding zinc finger protein PLAGL2 isoform X1 → MAAAAADASHRITALTPEEEGRRTAVKLFGSAAPLPRTERERERERGKERERGGEGEEIGRASGNECLVCGALFASEEKLRVHALSHTGEKPFHCSHPHCPKAFSSKYKLFRHMATHSPQKTHQCSFCEKMFHRKDHLKNHLQTHDPNKEAFKCEECGKHYNTKLGYKRHMAMHSATAGDLTCKVCMQSYESTPVLLEHLKSHSGKSSGGTKEKKHPCDHCDRRFYTRKDVRRHMVVHTGRKDFLCQYCAQRFGRKDHLTRHVKKSHSQELLKIKTEPPDMLGLLASGSPPCSVKEELSPMMCGMGPNKDPMMGKPFPSGAPFPMGMYNPHHLQAMSNTGVGHPHPSLMPSSLSAAMGMGCHMESPGPLHPLSHHHHHHHHHHHHHHSPPLPTHHQPPAPQQQHQPQPAPKYQLGSTSYLLDKPLKVEMESFLMDLQSGLPCPEPHAAASPPKDGLEPTSGLTDELCGDPLLSKSPAVIAESLCAANMDFSHLLGFLPLNLPPYSTPMNTGGLVMGYTSSATSSSSSCSSSSSLHAAEPHAAAIATAPLTSLQPQPQEQQSSSGGLGLGPMHPLPPMFSSSLSTTTLPRFHQAFQ, encoded by the exons ATGGCAGCTGCTGCCGCCGATGCCTCACACCGTATTACCGCACTGACGCCGGAGGAAGAGGGACGACGGACTGCCGTCAAACTGTTTGGGAGCGCCGCCCCGCTGCcacggacagagagagagcgagagcgagagagggggaaagagagggagaggggaggagagggtgaagaGATAGGGAGAGCAAGTGGGAACGAGTGTTTGGTGTGCGGGGCTCTGTTCGCCTCAGAGGAGAAGCTGCGGGTCCACGCCCTGAGTCACACGGGAGAGAAACCCTTCCACTGCTCGCATCCACACTGTCCCAAGGCCTTCAGCTCCAAATACAAACTCTTCAG GCATATGGCCACACACTCTCCACAGAAGACCCATCAGTGCTCATtctgtgagaaaatgtttcacCGCAAAGACCACCTTAAAAACCACCTGCAGACCCATGACCCCAACAAGGAGGCCTTCAAGTGTGAGGAGTGTGGGAAGCACTACAACACCAAGCTGGGATACAAGCGTCATATGGCCATGCACTCTGCCACGGCAGGGGATCTCACCTGCAAagtgtgcatgcagagctacgaGAGTACGCCTGTTCTCCTGGAGCACCTCAAGAGCCACTCCGGGAAGTCGTCAGGTGGCACCAAGGAGAAAAAACATCCATGTGACCACTGTGACCGTCGCTTCTACACAAGGAAGGATGTAAGGCGGCACATGGTGGTCCACACAGGCCGTAAGGACTTCCTGTGTCAGTACTGTGCCCAGCGCTTTGGCAGGAAGGACCACCTGACACGCCACGTGAAGAAGAGCCACTCGCAGGAGCTGCTGAAGATCAAGACAGAGCCACCAGATATGTTAGGTCTTTTAGCTTCCGGATCCCCGCCCTGCTCTGTGAAGGAGGAGCTCAGTCCAATGATGTGCGGCATGGGTCCCAACAAAGATCCAATGATGGGCAAACCTTTTCCCAGTGGAGCCCCTTTTCCAATGGGCATGTACAACCCCCACCATCTCCAGGCAATGTCTAATACGGGGGTGGGTCACCCACACCCGTCCCTAATGCCCAGCTCCTTGTCTGCAGCTATGGGCATGGGCTGCCACATGGAATCCCCTGGACCTCTTCACCCACTctcccatcaccaccaccatcatcaccaccatcaccaccaccaccattccCCTCCACTGCCTACCCACCACCAGCCTCCGGctccccagcagcagcaccagcccCAGCCAGCCCCCAAATACCAGCTGGGATCTACCTCATACCTGCTGGACAAGCCCTTGAAAGTGGAGATGGAAAGCTTCCTCATGGATCTGCAGAGTGGCTTGCCATGTCCAGAGCCCCACGCTGCTGCCTCGCCCCCCAAGGACGGACTGGAGCCCACCTCGGGCCTGACGGATGAGCTTTGCGGGGATCCCCTCCTGTCCAAGAGCCCTGCGGTGATCGCTGAGTCTCTGTGTGCTGCTAACATGGACTTCTCCCATCTGCTGGGGTTCCTGCCCCTCAACCTGCCCCCCTACAGCACCCCCATGAACACAGGAGGGCTGGTGATGGGCTACACCTCATCTgcaacctcctcctcttcttcctgctcctcctcctcatctctgcacGCTGCCGAGCCCCATGCAGCTGCCATCGCCACGGCACCTCTTACCTCTTTGCAACCGCAACCTCAGGAGCAGCAGAGCTCCAGTGGGGGTCTGGGCCTCGGACCCAtgcaccccctccccccaatGTTCAGCTCCAGCCTTAGTACCACCACACTGCCTCGCTTCCACCAGGCTTTCCAGTGA
- the plagl2 gene encoding zinc finger protein PLAGL2 isoform X2 produces MATHSPQKTHQCSFCEKMFHRKDHLKNHLQTHDPNKEAFKCEECGKHYNTKLGYKRHMAMHSATAGDLTCKVCMQSYESTPVLLEHLKSHSGKSSGGTKEKKHPCDHCDRRFYTRKDVRRHMVVHTGRKDFLCQYCAQRFGRKDHLTRHVKKSHSQELLKIKTEPPDMLGLLASGSPPCSVKEELSPMMCGMGPNKDPMMGKPFPSGAPFPMGMYNPHHLQAMSNTGVGHPHPSLMPSSLSAAMGMGCHMESPGPLHPLSHHHHHHHHHHHHHHSPPLPTHHQPPAPQQQHQPQPAPKYQLGSTSYLLDKPLKVEMESFLMDLQSGLPCPEPHAAASPPKDGLEPTSGLTDELCGDPLLSKSPAVIAESLCAANMDFSHLLGFLPLNLPPYSTPMNTGGLVMGYTSSATSSSSSCSSSSSLHAAEPHAAAIATAPLTSLQPQPQEQQSSSGGLGLGPMHPLPPMFSSSLSTTTLPRFHQAFQ; encoded by the coding sequence ATGGCCACACACTCTCCACAGAAGACCCATCAGTGCTCATtctgtgagaaaatgtttcacCGCAAAGACCACCTTAAAAACCACCTGCAGACCCATGACCCCAACAAGGAGGCCTTCAAGTGTGAGGAGTGTGGGAAGCACTACAACACCAAGCTGGGATACAAGCGTCATATGGCCATGCACTCTGCCACGGCAGGGGATCTCACCTGCAAagtgtgcatgcagagctacgaGAGTACGCCTGTTCTCCTGGAGCACCTCAAGAGCCACTCCGGGAAGTCGTCAGGTGGCACCAAGGAGAAAAAACATCCATGTGACCACTGTGACCGTCGCTTCTACACAAGGAAGGATGTAAGGCGGCACATGGTGGTCCACACAGGCCGTAAGGACTTCCTGTGTCAGTACTGTGCCCAGCGCTTTGGCAGGAAGGACCACCTGACACGCCACGTGAAGAAGAGCCACTCGCAGGAGCTGCTGAAGATCAAGACAGAGCCACCAGATATGTTAGGTCTTTTAGCTTCCGGATCCCCGCCCTGCTCTGTGAAGGAGGAGCTCAGTCCAATGATGTGCGGCATGGGTCCCAACAAAGATCCAATGATGGGCAAACCTTTTCCCAGTGGAGCCCCTTTTCCAATGGGCATGTACAACCCCCACCATCTCCAGGCAATGTCTAATACGGGGGTGGGTCACCCACACCCGTCCCTAATGCCCAGCTCCTTGTCTGCAGCTATGGGCATGGGCTGCCACATGGAATCCCCTGGACCTCTTCACCCACTctcccatcaccaccaccatcatcaccaccatcaccaccaccaccattccCCTCCACTGCCTACCCACCACCAGCCTCCGGctccccagcagcagcaccagcccCAGCCAGCCCCCAAATACCAGCTGGGATCTACCTCATACCTGCTGGACAAGCCCTTGAAAGTGGAGATGGAAAGCTTCCTCATGGATCTGCAGAGTGGCTTGCCATGTCCAGAGCCCCACGCTGCTGCCTCGCCCCCCAAGGACGGACTGGAGCCCACCTCGGGCCTGACGGATGAGCTTTGCGGGGATCCCCTCCTGTCCAAGAGCCCTGCGGTGATCGCTGAGTCTCTGTGTGCTGCTAACATGGACTTCTCCCATCTGCTGGGGTTCCTGCCCCTCAACCTGCCCCCCTACAGCACCCCCATGAACACAGGAGGGCTGGTGATGGGCTACACCTCATCTgcaacctcctcctcttcttcctgctcctcctcctcatctctgcacGCTGCCGAGCCCCATGCAGCTGCCATCGCCACGGCACCTCTTACCTCTTTGCAACCGCAACCTCAGGAGCAGCAGAGCTCCAGTGGGGGTCTGGGCCTCGGACCCAtgcaccccctccccccaatGTTCAGCTCCAGCCTTAGTACCACCACACTGCCTCGCTTCCACCAGGCTTTCCAGTGA